Proteins co-encoded in one Terriglobales bacterium genomic window:
- a CDS encoding tetratricopeptide repeat protein, protein MTQPGRYSLASALFALGLFLVAGCPLAAPQNDTGSIVGQISIARSGHPPSRIKVALEARGAVVNEVWTDDEGRYSFLFLVPNLYHVKVNDERFQPYSEDVSVNPVFTRSNILNITLIPKPPEKPAVPQPQVAGQNPYVVDASYAKEFPKKVIKEFEAGVKEQDKGKLEKAIKHFEQALTLAPDFYPAHNNLGTAYVTQGRFDLAREQFESVLKLNQGDTQAYFNLGNVFLLTENFPEARRILEEGLRRQPQVALGHFLLGTVLARTHENDAAERELRKAQELDPLNPKVHLELVNLYLQQQKRQLAIAELHAFLTRFPDDPLAPQARAVLGRLEGSSAKQ, encoded by the coding sequence GTGACACAACCCGGCCGGTACTCCCTGGCTTCGGCGCTCTTCGCGCTCGGGCTTTTCCTGGTGGCCGGCTGCCCGCTGGCCGCGCCGCAGAACGACACGGGCTCGATCGTGGGACAGATCAGCATCGCGCGCAGCGGCCACCCTCCATCCCGTATCAAGGTTGCGCTGGAGGCGCGTGGCGCGGTCGTGAACGAAGTGTGGACCGACGACGAAGGGCGCTACTCCTTCCTGTTCCTCGTGCCGAACCTGTACCACGTCAAAGTGAATGACGAGCGCTTCCAGCCGTACAGCGAGGACGTGTCCGTCAACCCAGTGTTCACGCGCAGTAACATCCTGAACATCACTCTGATCCCCAAACCCCCCGAGAAACCCGCCGTACCGCAGCCGCAGGTCGCAGGCCAGAATCCTTACGTTGTCGACGCCTCTTACGCGAAGGAGTTTCCCAAGAAGGTCATCAAGGAGTTCGAGGCGGGAGTGAAGGAGCAGGATAAGGGAAAGCTGGAGAAGGCCATCAAGCACTTTGAGCAGGCGCTCACGCTCGCGCCCGACTTCTATCCCGCGCACAACAACCTGGGGACCGCCTACGTGACGCAGGGGAGATTCGACCTGGCGCGGGAGCAGTTCGAGTCGGTGCTGAAGCTGAACCAGGGGGATACGCAGGCGTACTTCAACCTTGGGAACGTGTTCCTGCTCACGGAAAATTTTCCCGAGGCGCGGCGCATCCTGGAGGAAGGCCTGCGGCGGCAGCCGCAGGTGGCGCTCGGGCATTTCCTGCTCGGGACCGTGCTGGCCCGGACGCACGAGAACGATGCCGCGGAACGCGAGCTGCGCAAGGCGCAGGAGCTCGACCCGCTCAACCCCAAGGTCCACCTGGAGCTGGTGAACCTGTACTTGCAGCAGCAGAAGAGGCAGCTCGCCATCGCGGAACTGCACGCCTTCCTCACGCGCTTCCCCGATGACCCGCTGGCGCCGCAGGCGCGCGCGGTGCTGGGGCGGCTGGAAGGAAGCAGCGCGAAGCAGTAA
- a CDS encoding sulfatase-like hydrolase/transferase, whose translation MKRAFATVLLLLAAGGALAQKSAPARKAAAGRPNVLLITIDTLRADRVGCYGYKEIKTPAIDGLCRDAIVFDRAIAQVPLTWPSHVAILTGTYPFWNGVQDFTGQPLRPGVATLPEAMKRSGYATGAVVSSFVLDRSFGMARGFDSYYDAFTGKAFMEKDLGLVDRRAGESVDHALAWLKQKRAGRPFFFWLHLYDPHSPYAPPEPFASEYRDRPYDGEIAYADSQLARVFAWLKQAGLYDSTLIVLTSDHGESLGEHGEREHGYFIYQSTTHVPLVVKPPRGKFSQPRREGAAVETIAIPATILEILGLRDSIQKQFQAPSLLRADDTSLAYAQTLYPYSSFGWSALRSLENARYHYIEAPQPELYDLDNDPNEQRNLLGPQSPAVGAALKEKLAQRMKDFAPPELAAGGEQLDPEAAGKLRALGYMAYKAPVPEGGTAAALPDPKSKLAEFNAILQATDLLQLGRFAEAEAVLARVRETDPKMYLIPFLLAEGYTRAGDVPRATAEFRKTLELNPTFDQAMLGLARTLHAQQQDEEARTWLNKALEQNPRNFRAWYQLAWIELAQGREPEGLAAFEKVLEIQPNFGLAYRDLGMFRIRQQDYPNAAKLLGRAAELGVEEAPLYNFLGIALGQTGKPQAALESYQHAVKLDPTLAEARLNLGIALYQAGRRAAAKPEFQEACRLRPQFCSYTPADLR comes from the coding sequence GAGATCAAGACGCCGGCCATCGACGGCCTCTGCCGCGACGCCATCGTCTTCGACCGCGCCATCGCGCAGGTGCCGCTCACCTGGCCGTCGCACGTCGCCATCCTCACCGGCACCTATCCCTTCTGGAACGGCGTGCAGGACTTCACCGGTCAGCCGCTCCGCCCCGGCGTCGCCACGCTGCCCGAGGCCATGAAGCGCTCCGGCTACGCCACCGGCGCGGTCGTCAGCTCGTTCGTCCTCGACCGCAGCTTCGGCATGGCCCGCGGCTTCGACTCCTACTACGACGCCTTCACCGGCAAAGCCTTCATGGAGAAGGACCTCGGCCTCGTCGATCGCCGCGCCGGCGAGAGCGTCGACCACGCCCTGGCCTGGCTCAAGCAGAAGCGCGCCGGCCGGCCCTTCTTCTTCTGGCTCCACCTTTACGACCCGCACAGCCCCTACGCGCCGCCCGAGCCCTTCGCCTCCGAGTACCGCGACCGCCCCTACGACGGCGAGATCGCCTACGCCGACAGCCAGCTCGCCCGCGTCTTTGCCTGGCTCAAGCAGGCCGGCCTCTACGATTCCACGCTCATCGTTCTGACCAGCGATCACGGCGAGTCGCTCGGCGAGCACGGCGAGCGCGAGCACGGCTACTTCATCTATCAGTCGACCACGCACGTCCCGTTGGTGGTGAAGCCGCCGCGCGGCAAGTTCTCCCAGCCGCGCCGCGAAGGCGCCGCCGTCGAGACCATCGCCATCCCCGCGACCATCCTCGAGATCCTCGGCCTGCGCGACTCCATCCAGAAGCAGTTCCAGGCGCCCAGCTTGCTGCGCGCCGACGACACCTCGCTCGCCTACGCCCAGACGCTCTATCCCTACAGCTCCTTCGGCTGGAGCGCGCTTCGCAGCCTGGAGAACGCGCGTTACCACTACATCGAGGCGCCCCAGCCGGAGCTCTACGACCTGGACAACGATCCCAACGAGCAGCGCAACCTGCTCGGGCCGCAGTCGCCGGCGGTGGGCGCGGCCCTCAAGGAGAAGCTCGCGCAGCGCATGAAGGATTTCGCTCCGCCCGAGCTCGCCGCCGGCGGCGAGCAGCTCGACCCCGAAGCTGCCGGCAAGCTGCGCGCCCTGGGCTACATGGCGTACAAGGCGCCGGTGCCGGAAGGCGGCACGGCTGCCGCGCTTCCCGACCCCAAGTCGAAGCTGGCGGAGTTCAACGCCATCCTGCAGGCCACCGACCTGCTCCAGCTCGGCCGCTTCGCCGAAGCCGAGGCCGTGCTCGCCCGCGTCCGCGAGACCGACCCGAAGATGTACCTCATCCCCTTCCTGCTGGCCGAGGGCTACACCCGCGCGGGTGACGTTCCGCGCGCGACCGCGGAGTTCCGCAAGACGCTTGAGTTGAATCCCACCTTCGACCAGGCCATGCTCGGCTTGGCGCGGACGCTCCACGCCCAGCAGCAGGACGAAGAAGCGCGGACATGGCTCAACAAGGCCCTGGAGCAAAATCCGCGCAATTTCCGTGCATGGTACCAGCTCGCCTGGATCGAGTTGGCGCAGGGGCGCGAGCCGGAAGGCCTCGCCGCCTTCGAAAAGGTGCTCGAGATCCAGCCCAACTTCGGCCTCGCGTACCGCGACTTGGGGATGTTCCGCATCCGCCAGCAGGATTACCCGAACGCCGCGAAGCTGCTCGGCCGTGCCGCGGAACTAGGCGTCGAAGAGGCGCCGCTCTATAACTTTCTCGGGATCGCCCTTGGCCAGACCGGCAAGCCGCAGGCGGCGCTCGAGAGCTATCAGCACGCGGTCAAGCTCGATCCCACGCTCGCAGAAGCGCGCCTGAATCTCGGCATCGCGCTCTACCAGGCCGGCCGCCGTGCCGCCGCCAAGCCCGAGTTCCAGGAAGCCTGCCGCTTGCGGCCCCAGTTCTGCAGCTACACGCCCGCGGACCTGCGCTGA